Proteins from one Dysgonomonas sp. HDW5A genomic window:
- a CDS encoding RsiV family protein: protein MKQINIYLAILCAIAMSLFSCNTKKTPTRDNIIEFDTIHSVQNYHWDNDSTQPSCNLKLTFIYPVSYDDKAILDSLQRIFVSCFFDETYGLYNPKDAVANYGKAYIENYKEDVKIFSENNDSHDDREEFFSYYETTSNQIKFNQADILAFQVTQSNYKGGASSYEFLKNYVINLKTGKLITEDDIFKPGYEKLLTPIFKDYLIKSNKVQSINELEDLGYFGIDEMAPNDNFLLDTKGITYIFNKGEYSAYKLDAIKVFIPFNEIDLALKDDSPISQLINK from the coding sequence ATGAAACAGATCAACATCTATTTAGCGATATTGTGCGCAATTGCAATGTCTTTGTTTTCTTGTAATACGAAGAAAACACCAACTCGTGATAACATTATTGAATTTGACACAATCCATTCTGTACAAAACTATCACTGGGACAATGACTCTACTCAGCCTTCATGCAATTTAAAACTGACCTTTATCTATCCTGTATCTTATGATGATAAAGCTATTTTAGATTCATTGCAGCGTATCTTTGTATCTTGTTTCTTTGATGAAACATACGGTCTATACAATCCCAAAGATGCAGTAGCAAATTATGGAAAAGCATATATAGAGAATTACAAAGAGGATGTGAAAATATTCTCTGAAAATAACGATTCTCATGACGACAGGGAAGAGTTCTTCTCCTATTATGAAACAACATCTAACCAGATTAAATTTAATCAGGCAGATATTCTTGCATTTCAAGTTACTCAGTCTAACTACAAAGGTGGAGCCAGTTCTTATGAATTTCTAAAGAACTATGTAATCAATCTGAAAACAGGAAAGCTAATTACCGAAGACGATATTTTCAAACCCGGATATGAGAAGCTTTTGACCCCTATTTTTAAAGATTATTTGATAAAATCGAACAAAGTTCAGTCCATTAATGAACTGGAAGATTTAGGATATTTTGGTATCGACGAAATGGCTCCTAATGATAACTTCTTATTAGATACTAAGGGAATCACTTATATATTCAATAAAGGAGAATATTCTGCTTATAAGCTCGATGCCATCAAAGTTTTTATTCCATTCAATGAGATAGATCTTGCTTTGAAAGACGACTCTCCAATCTCACAACTTATCAATAAATAA
- the rsmG gene encoding 16S rRNA (guanine(527)-N(7))-methyltransferase RsmG codes for MDILLKYFPTLTDLQKKQFGALYDLYLDWNSKINVISRKDIENLYIHHVLHSLGIAKVINFTKGSQILDVGTGGGFPGVPLAILFPDSHFLLVDSIGKKIKVATEVSNAIGLENISFRHCRAEEEKGKFDFVVSRAVMPLDDLIKITRKNVSHEQKNPLPNGLICLKGGELEGEIHPFKKYAEVDDLKNFFEEDFFETKKVVYVPL; via the coding sequence ATGGATATACTATTAAAATATTTCCCGACTCTTACCGACTTACAAAAAAAACAGTTTGGTGCATTATACGATTTGTACTTAGACTGGAACTCTAAGATAAATGTAATTTCAAGAAAAGATATAGAGAACCTCTACATACACCATGTTCTACATTCCTTAGGAATAGCCAAAGTAATCAACTTTACCAAAGGCAGCCAGATTTTGGATGTGGGAACAGGTGGCGGATTTCCCGGTGTACCACTGGCTATACTTTTCCCCGATTCTCATTTCTTATTAGTAGATAGTATCGGCAAAAAAATCAAAGTAGCAACAGAGGTATCCAACGCGATTGGTCTGGAAAATATTAGCTTCAGGCATTGCAGGGCAGAGGAAGAAAAAGGCAAATTTGATTTTGTCGTTAGTCGTGCCGTAATGCCTTTAGATGATCTGATAAAGATTACCCGTAAAAACGTATCACACGAGCAAAAGAATCCTCTGCCTAACGGCCTTATCTGCTTAAAAGGCGGAGAACTTGAAGGAGAGATCCACCCGTTTAAGAAATATGCAGAGGTGGACGATCTAAAGAACTTCTTTGAGGAAGACTTTTTTGAAACTAAAAAAGTAGTATACGTTCCTTTATAA
- a CDS encoding MBL fold metallo-hydrolase: MKIKTFEFNPIAENTYILYDDTKECVIIDAGAFYQDEKQELLDFILDNNLIVKHLLNTHLHFDHVFGNSFILEQFHLHTKAHQADEFLLEGMPAQMRMFGFPNAESAPAIGTYIKEGDTIEFGNQKLIILEVPGHSPGSVAFYSEKGNCVIVGDALFRGSIGRTDLAQGNQEQLLEAIRQKLFTLPPETIVYPGHGPATTIKEEMRSNPFFAVR, translated from the coding sequence ATGAAGATTAAGACTTTTGAATTTAACCCAATAGCCGAAAATACATATATATTGTATGACGACACAAAAGAATGTGTTATTATTGATGCCGGAGCTTTTTATCAGGATGAAAAACAAGAGTTACTCGACTTTATTCTGGATAATAACTTAATTGTAAAGCATCTGCTAAATACACATCTACATTTTGACCATGTATTTGGAAACAGTTTCATTTTAGAGCAATTCCATCTACATACAAAAGCACATCAGGCTGATGAGTTTCTATTGGAAGGTATGCCTGCTCAAATGAGAATGTTCGGATTCCCAAATGCAGAGTCAGCACCGGCAATAGGAACTTATATAAAAGAAGGAGATACCATTGAATTTGGCAATCAGAAACTAATCATCCTTGAAGTTCCCGGACATTCACCCGGCAGTGTAGCTTTTTACAGCGAAAAAGGCAATTGTGTAATAGTAGGTGATGCTTTGTTCAGAGGCAGTATCGGTCGTACCGATTTAGCGCAAGGAAATCAGGAACAGCTTCTTGAAGCTATCCGACAAAAACTATTTACCTTACCTCCCGAGACAATTGTTTATCCCGGTCACGGTCCTGCAACAACAATCAAAGAGGAAATGAGAAGTAATCCGTTTTTTGCGGTCAGATAA
- a CDS encoding DUF4293 domain-containing protein, whose protein sequence is MIQRIQSVYLLIAAILMAVVVCTPLAVLIGASDSFYLFKSMGVFENGITLVYPSWGIAVCAVISALLSFVSIFLFKKRKLQIKMSYVSIVFIILFYTAFAAYLYTGQAVLDAKFAKVEYGLALPAISLILTVLALSKIKADERLVQSLNRIR, encoded by the coding sequence ATGATACAACGTATACAATCCGTATATCTATTAATTGCAGCCATTCTTATGGCTGTAGTTGTATGTACACCTCTGGCTGTACTGATTGGAGCATCCGATAGCTTTTATCTTTTTAAAAGCATGGGTGTTTTTGAGAATGGCATAACACTCGTATATCCGTCTTGGGGTATAGCTGTCTGTGCAGTTATAAGTGCTTTGCTTAGTTTTGTTTCCATATTCTTGTTTAAGAAACGAAAACTGCAAATAAAAATGTCTTATGTTTCGATTGTTTTCATTATTCTTTTTTATACTGCATTTGCCGCTTACTTATACACAGGACAGGCAGTATTGGATGCGAAATTCGCTAAAGTTGAATATGGCTTGGCATTACCTGCAATATCATTAATATTAACGGTACTGGCACTGTCTAAAATTAAAGCAGACGAGCGATTGGTTCAGTCATTGAATAGAATCAGATAA
- a CDS encoding DNA-directed RNA polymerase subunit omega — MDYKKTNAPSNTITRDMMSLSADTGNVYETVRIIGKRANQIAVEMKQDLDRKLQEFASYSDNLEEVFENREQIEISRYYEKLPKAALIAAQEYTEGKVYYRNPNKDKDNF; from the coding sequence ATGGATTACAAGAAGACAAATGCACCAAGCAATACAATCACGAGAGATATGATGAGCTTGTCTGCTGATACAGGTAATGTCTACGAAACAGTACGAATTATTGGAAAGAGAGCAAACCAAATAGCTGTGGAAATGAAACAGGATTTGGACAGAAAGCTTCAGGAGTTTGCTTCTTATAGCGATAACTTAGAGGAGGTTTTTGAAAACCGTGAACAAATCGAGATTTCGAGATATTACGAAAAATTGCCGAAAGCAGCTTTAATTGCAGCTCAGGAATATACTGAAGGAAAAGTATATTATAGAAACCCTAATAAGGACAAAGACAATTTCTAA